The Dioscorea cayenensis subsp. rotundata cultivar TDr96_F1 chromosome 19, TDr96_F1_v2_PseudoChromosome.rev07_lg8_w22 25.fasta, whole genome shotgun sequence genome includes a window with the following:
- the LOC120283788 gene encoding BTB/POZ domain-containing protein At3g56230-like isoform X2: MNGELEQLLRREATGAVMDCCICSPTASVFRLPRNNICSSCHEGARNMATFFDELYSSQHKGLADVFKRLQEMKEVEQGVHNKIGFLDSFVLAFREGLHTDILVKPGTGPAIPAHKAILATRSVIFKTMLSSDECKAPANETITLPELKHEELKCLLEFLYSGSLATDDVEKHTYSLLIAADKYEIGFLREFCEQRLLESLDSANALEVLEVSGVCSSGLLRKQAMNCIIKNLEFIVYTERYEAFAIKNPHLNVEILRTLMEMKRF, translated from the exons ATGAATGGAGAGCTAGAGCAATTGCTAAGAAGAGAAGCAACCGGAGCAGTCATGGATTGCTGCATTTGCAGTCCCACAGCATCTGTTTTCAGGCTCCCAAGAAACAATATCTGCTCAAGCTGCCATGAAGGAGCAAGAAACATGGCAACCTTCTTTGATGAATTGTATTCCAGTCAACACAAG GGACTTGCAGATGTTTTCAAGAGGTTGCAGGAAATGAAAGAAGTGGAACAAGGGGTTCATAACAAAATTGGATTCCTGGATAGCTTTGTCCTTGCTTTCAGAGAAGGATTACACACAGATATACTTGTGAAACCAGGCACTGGACCAGCAATACCTGCACATAAAGCAATCCTT GCAACAAGATCAGTAATATTCAAGACAATGTTAAGTTCGGATGAATGCAAAGCACCTGCAAATGAAACCATCACACTACCTGAATTGAAACATGAGGAGCTAAAATGCCTACTTGAGTTCCTTTACAGTGGAAGTTTGGCAACTGATGATGTTGAAAAACACACCTATTCATTATTGATCGCCGCCGATAAATACGAGATTGGATTCTTGAGAGAATTTTGTGAGCAGAGATTGCTTGAATCACTAGACAGCGCAAATGCATTAGAAGTTCTTGAGGTTTCAGGAGTTTGCTCTAGTGGTTTGTTGAGAAAACAAGCCATGAACTGCATAATTAAGAATTTGGAGTTCATAGTTTATACAGAAAGATATGAAGCATTTGCTATAAAGAATCCACACTTAAATGTTGAGATTCTAAGGACTTTGATGGAGATGAAGAGATTCTAA
- the LOC120283788 gene encoding BTB/POZ domain-containing protein At3g56230-like isoform X1: protein MNGELEQLLRREATGAVMDCCICSPTASVFRLPRNNICSSCHEGARNMATFFDELYSSQHKGILVQGLADVFKRLQEMKEVEQGVHNKIGFLDSFVLAFREGLHTDILVKPGTGPAIPAHKAILATRSVIFKTMLSSDECKAPANETITLPELKHEELKCLLEFLYSGSLATDDVEKHTYSLLIAADKYEIGFLREFCEQRLLESLDSANALEVLEVSGVCSSGLLRKQAMNCIIKNLEFIVYTERYEAFAIKNPHLNVEILRTLMEMKRF from the exons ATGAATGGAGAGCTAGAGCAATTGCTAAGAAGAGAAGCAACCGGAGCAGTCATGGATTGCTGCATTTGCAGTCCCACAGCATCTGTTTTCAGGCTCCCAAGAAACAATATCTGCTCAAGCTGCCATGAAGGAGCAAGAAACATGGCAACCTTCTTTGATGAATTGTATTCCAGTCAACACAAG GGAATTTTGGTTCAGGGACTTGCAGATGTTTTCAAGAGGTTGCAGGAAATGAAAGAAGTGGAACAAGGGGTTCATAACAAAATTGGATTCCTGGATAGCTTTGTCCTTGCTTTCAGAGAAGGATTACACACAGATATACTTGTGAAACCAGGCACTGGACCAGCAATACCTGCACATAAAGCAATCCTT GCAACAAGATCAGTAATATTCAAGACAATGTTAAGTTCGGATGAATGCAAAGCACCTGCAAATGAAACCATCACACTACCTGAATTGAAACATGAGGAGCTAAAATGCCTACTTGAGTTCCTTTACAGTGGAAGTTTGGCAACTGATGATGTTGAAAAACACACCTATTCATTATTGATCGCCGCCGATAAATACGAGATTGGATTCTTGAGAGAATTTTGTGAGCAGAGATTGCTTGAATCACTAGACAGCGCAAATGCATTAGAAGTTCTTGAGGTTTCAGGAGTTTGCTCTAGTGGTTTGTTGAGAAAACAAGCCATGAACTGCATAATTAAGAATTTGGAGTTCATAGTTTATACAGAAAGATATGAAGCATTTGCTATAAAGAATCCACACTTAAATGTTGAGATTCTAAGGACTTTGATGGAGATGAAGAGATTCTAA
- the LOC120283788 gene encoding BTB/POZ domain-containing protein At3g56230-like isoform X3, whose translation MKEVEQGVHNKIGFLDSFVLAFREGLHTDILVKPGTGPAIPAHKAILATRSVIFKTMLSSDECKAPANETITLPELKHEELKCLLEFLYSGSLATDDVEKHTYSLLIAADKYEIGFLREFCEQRLLESLDSANALEVLEVSGVCSSGLLRKQAMNCIIKNLEFIVYTERYEAFAIKNPHLNVEILRTLMEMKRF comes from the exons ATGAAAGAAGTGGAACAAGGGGTTCATAACAAAATTGGATTCCTGGATAGCTTTGTCCTTGCTTTCAGAGAAGGATTACACACAGATATACTTGTGAAACCAGGCACTGGACCAGCAATACCTGCACATAAAGCAATCCTT GCAACAAGATCAGTAATATTCAAGACAATGTTAAGTTCGGATGAATGCAAAGCACCTGCAAATGAAACCATCACACTACCTGAATTGAAACATGAGGAGCTAAAATGCCTACTTGAGTTCCTTTACAGTGGAAGTTTGGCAACTGATGATGTTGAAAAACACACCTATTCATTATTGATCGCCGCCGATAAATACGAGATTGGATTCTTGAGAGAATTTTGTGAGCAGAGATTGCTTGAATCACTAGACAGCGCAAATGCATTAGAAGTTCTTGAGGTTTCAGGAGTTTGCTCTAGTGGTTTGTTGAGAAAACAAGCCATGAACTGCATAATTAAGAATTTGGAGTTCATAGTTTATACAGAAAGATATGAAGCATTTGCTATAAAGAATCCACACTTAAATGTTGAGATTCTAAGGACTTTGATGGAGATGAAGAGATTCTAA
- the LOC120250574 gene encoding uncharacterized protein LOC120250574, whose product MSSLQSWVSEHKLTSVGSLWAAAVAASLAYSRKNFPAKTSLRLIHARMHAQALTLAVLSGAALVHYYDTKNSAVDDGKQA is encoded by the exons ATGAGCTCCTTACAGTCATGGGTTTCAGAACACAAGCTCACTAGTGTTG GATCTCTCTGGGCAGCTGCAGTTGCAGCATCACTTGCATACAGCCGCAAGAACTTCCCAGCCAAGACAAGTCTCAGGCTAATTCATGCAAG GATGCATGCACAGGCTCTGACACTGGCAGTGCTATCCGGTGCTGCTCTCGTTCACTACTATGACACCAAGAACAGTGCTGTGGATGATGGCAAACAAGCTTGA
- the LOC120250724 gene encoding peroxidase 4-like encodes MASSTPSFLMLLLFLLVGSSSANLSTNFYSSSCPNVFSIIKPVVKSAISAQARNGASLLRLFFHDCFVNGCDASVLLDDTPTFRGEKTAPPNNNSIRGFDVIDKIKATVEKACPGVVSCADILAIAARDSVVILGGPNWNVKVGRRDSRTANFSGASTDIPPPTSNLSRLIANFSSQGLSVKDMVALSGGHTIGKARCVSFRGHIYNDTNIDSSFAKTRQANCPRRVGVQDRNLAPLDRQTERVFDNDYFENLVVHKGLLHSDQELYNGVSTDSLVQTYASSTNTFFSDFVTGMIKMGDVKPLTGSKGEIRKNCRRVN; translated from the exons ATGGCTTCGTCTACTCCATCTTTCCTTATGCTACTTCTCTTCCTTCTTGTAGGGAGCTCGTCGGCGAACCTTTCGACGAACTTCTACTCTTCATCATGCCCTAATGTTTTCAGCATTATAAAGCCGGTTGTAAAGTCGGCCATCTCCGCTCAAGCCCGAAACGGAGCATCTCTTCTTCGTCTCTTCTTCCATGATTGCTTTGTTAAT GGTTGTGACGCATCCGTACTTCTTGATGACACGCCAACCTTCAGAGGAGAAAAGACAGCACCGCCCAATAACAATTCAATAAGGGGATTTGATGTGATTGACAAGATCAAAGCAACCGTTGAGAAAGCATGCCCTGGTGTGGTCTCATGTGCTGATATCTTGGCAATAGCTGCTAGAGATTCAGTAGTCATA CTTGGAGGACCTAATTGGAATGTGAAGGTTGGAAGGAGGGATTCAAGGACAGCCAACTTCTCCGGAGCTAGCACTGACATTCCTCCACCGACATCAAACCTGAGTCGTCTCATTGCTAATTTTTCTTCTCAAGGTCTCTCCGTCAAAGACATGGTTGCACTTTCAG GTGGACACACCATTGGAAAAGCAAGGTGCGTATCTTTCAGAGGCCACATATACAACGACACCAACATTGACTCATCTTTTGCCAAAACAAGGCAAGCCAATTGCCCAAGAAGGGTTGGTGTTCAAGATAGAAACTTAGCACCACTTGATCGCCAAACTGAGAGAGTGTTTGACAATGACTATTTCGAGAACTTAGTGGTTCACAAGGGACTTCTCCACTCAGACCAAGAGCTTTACAATGGTGTTTCCACTGACTCTCTGGTCCAAACTTATGCAAGCAGCACCAACACATTCTTCTCCGACTTTGTCACAGGGATGATCAAGATGGGAGACGTCAAACCCCTCACTGGCTCCAAAGGAGAGATTAGAAAGAACTGCAGGagggttaattaa
- the LOC120249525 gene encoding LOB domain-containing protein 15: MSTTREKCDELGKKIKRETDVTDRMGRRHLLGPAAGALNTITPCAACKLLRRRCAQECPFSPYFSPHEPQKFASVHKVFGASNVSKMLMEVPEPQRADAANSLVYEANVRLRDPVYGCMGAILALQQQVQALEAELNAVRTEILKHKYRQTTSININPSSHVALLASTADVSVAAPPPLRSTPMITQHSTAGVPSVSPIMYTPPSSSTEYSSITNENIPFFG; encoded by the exons ATGTCCACAACAAG GGAGAAGTGTGATGAGTTAGGGAAGAAGATCAAGAGAGAAACAGATGTTACCGATCGAATGGGAAGACGACATCTGTTAGGTCCTGCTGCAGGGGCCTTGAACACAATAACACCATGCGCTGCTTGCAAGCTCTTGAGACGACGATGCGCACAAGAGTGCCCTTTCTCTCCCTACTTCTCCCCTCATGAACCTCAAAAGTTTGCATCTGTTCACAAGGTCTTCGGCGCAAGCAACGTCTCCAAGATGCTAATG GAGGTGCCTGAACCCCAGAGAGCTGATGCTGCAAATAGTCTTGTTTATGAAGCTAATGTGAGGCTAAGGGATCCTGTTTATGGATGCATGGGTGCTATCTTGGCTTTGCAACAACAAGTTCAAGCTTTGGAAGCAGAACTCAACGCAGTTAGAACTGAGATACTGAAACATAAGTACAGGCAAACAACAAGCATCAATATCAATCCTTCATCTCATGTTGCTTTGCTTGCATCCACTGCAGATGTGTCAGTAGCTGCACCGCCTCCTCTCCGATCAACTCCGATGATCACTCAGCATAGTACTGCTGGCGTCCCTTCTGTTTCTCCTATTATGTACACCCCTCCCTCTAGCTCCACTGAATACAGCTCCATCACAAATGAGAATATTCCATTCTTTGGGTGA
- the LOC120249279 gene encoding uncharacterized serine-rich protein C215.13-like → MFSSNNKDLQINEDDKFFSKLLSKESSLANESFRVSVPGSVPFMWESQPGKSKYTNLTTPLLPLTPPPSYYTKAESKVTKKESSKSRLFKAILHSFTLERKSSTPSSPSASFSSLSSSSSSVSRFSSTSSSLHERFSSTRMSFMPFGDDGELDDRRSKKVSGRGGSGGVFQWCSKIVLVKKTLLMIIGSRSS, encoded by the coding sequence ATGTTCTCAAGCAATAACAAAGATCTTCAAATCAATGAAGATGACAAGTTCTTCTCCAAGCTACTGTCTAAAGAGAGCTCCTTGGCCAACGAATCCTTCAGAGTTTCAGTACCTGGCTCAGTTCCATTCATGTGGGAGTCTCAGCCAGGAAAATCAAAGTACACCAACCTTACAACACCCCTCCTTCCTCTCACTCCTCCACCGTCCTACTACACCAAGGCTGAGAGCAAGGTCACCAAGAAAGAATCCTCTAAGTCCAGGCTCTTCAAGGCCATACTACATAGTTTCACTCTTGAAAGGAAGTCAAGCACGCCATCATCTCCATCAGCTTCATTTTCctcattgtcatcatcatcgtcatcagtTTCTCGGTTTAGCTCCACAAGCTCTTCACTCCATGAACGCTTCTCTAGCACAAGGATGTCATTCATGCCATTTGGTGACGATGGAGAGTTGGATGATCGGAGATCTAAGAAAGTAAGTGGACGTGGTGGTAGCGGTGGTGTGTTTCAGTGGTGCAgtaagattgtgcttgtgaagAAGACATTGTTGATGATTATTGGCAGTAGGTCTAGCTAG
- the LOC120249524 gene encoding prosaposin-like encodes MGLKIVLLALFVLSISWISSGAKDLSASDITGVPIEYKNIGEEKIHEVVEKNNQLCTICEEYTAEALSVLGENKTQMDIISILHKACSQLRSLEEQCIGLVDYYASVFFLEISTIQPENFCQKLSLCGAKYFSLHRSDNNICRLCHQVVLEIITKLKDPDTQFEIIEILLNQCSKAENYAQECKRLVFEYGPLILASGEKFFETNDVCSIVLSCTSSKTESIGSAQITEASLTDA; translated from the exons ATGGGTCTGAAAATTGTACTTCTAGCTCTATTTGTGCTGTCCATCAGCTGGATCAGCTCAGGTGCTAAGGATTTATCTGCATCTGATATAACAG GTGTTCCAATCGAATACAAGAACATAGGAGAGGAGAAGATCCATGAGGTTGTTGAAAAGAATAACCAATTGTGCACAATTTGTGAAGAGTATACAGCAGAGGCTTTGAGTGTTCTTGGTGAAAACAAGACCCAGATGGATATAATATCCATCCTTCATAAAGCATGTTCTCAGTTGCGGTCGCTTGAGGAGCAG TGTATTGGATTGGTAGACTATTATGCATCTGTTTTCTTCCTTGAGATTTCTACAATACAACCTGAGAACTTCTGCCAAAAATTGTCTCTTTGCGGggcaaaatatttttctctccATAGGAGTGACAACAATATCTGCAGGCTTTGCCATCAAGTTGTTCTTGAAATAATTACCAAATTAAAAGATCCAGATACTCAG TTTGAGATAATTGAGATTCTTCTCAACCAATGCAGCAAGGCGGAAAATTATGCACAAGAG TGCAAAAGGCTGGTCTTTGAGTATGGCCCTTTGATTCTTGCCAGTGGTGAAAAATTCTTCGAGACGAATGATGTCTGTTCCATAGTCCTCTCCTGCACTTCATCTAAAACTGAATCTATTGGATCAGCACAAATTACTGAAGCATCATTGACTGATGCTTAA